In Sulfurospirillum tamanense, one DNA window encodes the following:
- the holA gene encoding DNA polymerase III subunit delta, whose amino-acid sequence MYRRDLENALSRGNLPKSLLLHGLCDFQISHFGKAVLNQWNTAKDDPLVFYFDAYDFHSAKSHISQSSLFGDKNLLVIKTDKPLPKQELETLLALCHKDANSFLLLECYSDDAKVKTMAKSFSKALSSDVVRFFKPSLSEAMGFMTQIAKAKNLSIQSYALNHLYLTHNEDLNLAISEFDKLAILEREVTKTDIDRLVYGAGTVGVEEFASKLLDLKPIQTDYQSFVESGAFDEVRVLNALQNHVVQLSTFHLYIKLHGDFDAKEILGYPLPPHLAKERASQSLRFPLPLYQALLEALAQAEHTLKTKTHYDKPAFLLSTLLHVQSLIKKLGKS is encoded by the coding sequence ATGTACCGCCGCGACCTAGAAAACGCCCTTAGCAGAGGGAATTTACCAAAATCTCTGCTCTTGCACGGCCTATGTGATTTTCAAATTTCCCACTTTGGCAAGGCTGTTTTAAACCAATGGAATACCGCCAAAGACGACCCTTTGGTTTTTTATTTTGATGCGTATGATTTTCATTCTGCCAAGTCGCACATCTCCCAATCATCCCTTTTTGGGGACAAAAACCTTCTGGTCATCAAAACCGACAAACCCCTTCCCAAGCAAGAACTTGAAACCTTGCTTGCCCTGTGTCACAAAGATGCCAACAGCTTTTTGCTTTTAGAGTGTTATAGTGATGATGCCAAGGTTAAAACTATGGCAAAATCTTTCTCCAAGGCCCTAAGTAGTGATGTAGTGCGGTTTTTCAAACCCTCTCTTTCAGAAGCCATGGGATTCATGACACAAATAGCCAAAGCCAAAAACCTCTCCATCCAATCCTACGCCCTCAACCACCTCTACCTCACCCACAACGAAGATTTAAATTTGGCCATTAGCGAATTTGACAAGTTGGCTATTCTTGAGCGAGAAGTAACCAAAACCGACATCGATCGCCTAGTCTACGGTGCAGGAACGGTGGGCGTGGAAGAGTTTGCCTCAAAACTCTTAGACCTTAAACCCATACAAACAGATTATCAAAGTTTTGTAGAATCAGGTGCTTTTGACGAAGTACGCGTTCTTAATGCCCTTCAAAACCACGTGGTGCAATTGTCCACCTTTCACCTCTACATCAAACTTCACGGAGACTTTGACGCCAAAGAAATCTTAGGCTACCCACTCCCGCCACACCTTGCTAAAGAGCGCGCTAGCCAAAGCTTACGCTTTCCGCTTCCTTTGTACCAAGCCCTCTTAGAAGCCCTAGCCCAGGCTGAACACACCCTAAAGACAAAAACCCATTATGACAAGCCTGCTTTTTTGCTTTCAACCCTTTTACATGTACAATCCCTCATTAAAAAATTAGGAAAGTCTTAA
- a CDS encoding ABC1 kinase family protein yields the protein MRHYTPARIWGVFTFLLTVYLAIKRRPSFLGLKPLSPKKLGQVIQRLGASFVKLAQVLATRADFFTPEYLHELKKLHDELPPMPQNAFEKLFSRVFTPDTFARFETTPIASASIGQVHSAWLHSGEKVAVKLLREGIKAQVKADIFILTAFNRLFRPLFSSQTKNSIEAVIQEFSKMILQEVSLTNELQNLQKFASTYKDSGVRFPHPHPQYCTDEALVMSFEEGFRFDDKTALLAHNIDFKPIIQTLVTFYVEQMLIKGFFHADPHPGNVLVSPKGELIFLDFGMVKTVPSNTRIAIIELLKAANEQDYELYINACKRLGTVAYEAPTAELAEFTAKMFAIFSNDNLSNESMQDLAFHVLEGTRNLPFKLPSDAIYILRVSAIIEGLGTTYIPNFNGVKDILPLLLQNLPRALGAKDSVLETIIEQVKDLPFVVQDTKTAMKKIAQGEVRVELSNDQLHWLGREVKTYAKEAQITLWLSLGALGVLLYDPALYGLALGLFGLAFLRLLYK from the coding sequence TTGCGCCACTACACCCCTGCGCGCATTTGGGGTGTTTTTACCTTTTTACTCACGGTTTATTTAGCTATCAAACGGCGGCCTAGTTTTTTGGGCCTTAAACCCCTTTCGCCCAAAAAATTGGGTCAGGTTATCCAACGCCTTGGGGCGAGTTTTGTCAAACTGGCCCAAGTCCTAGCTACCCGTGCGGATTTTTTTACGCCTGAGTATTTGCATGAGCTAAAAAAACTTCACGATGAGCTTCCGCCCATGCCACAAAACGCTTTTGAGAAACTCTTTTCACGCGTGTTTACCCCTGACACCTTTGCACGCTTTGAGACCACACCCATCGCTTCGGCCTCCATCGGGCAAGTGCACAGCGCGTGGTTGCATTCGGGTGAAAAGGTTGCCGTGAAGCTCTTGCGCGAAGGTATTAAGGCGCAGGTCAAAGCGGATATTTTTATTTTAACTGCCTTTAATCGCCTCTTTCGCCCCTTGTTTTCTTCTCAAACAAAAAACTCCATCGAAGCGGTGATTCAAGAGTTTTCCAAAATGATTCTCCAAGAAGTCAGCCTCACCAACGAACTGCAAAACCTCCAAAAATTTGCCAGCACCTACAAAGATAGCGGTGTGCGTTTTCCGCACCCCCACCCGCAGTATTGCACCGATGAAGCACTGGTGATGAGCTTTGAGGAGGGTTTTCGCTTTGATGATAAAACGGCACTTTTGGCTCACAACATCGACTTCAAACCCATCATTCAAACCTTGGTAACTTTTTACGTGGAACAGATGCTCATCAAAGGCTTTTTTCACGCTGATCCTCATCCTGGGAACGTGCTTGTTAGCCCCAAAGGCGAGCTTATCTTTCTTGATTTTGGAATGGTCAAAACCGTTCCAAGCAACACGCGTATTGCTATTATTGAGCTTTTAAAAGCGGCTAACGAACAAGATTATGAGCTCTACATTAACGCGTGCAAGCGCCTAGGCACCGTGGCTTACGAAGCACCAACAGCAGAACTAGCAGAGTTTACAGCCAAAATGTTTGCCATCTTTTCCAACGACAACCTCAGTAACGAATCTATGCAGGATCTGGCTTTTCATGTCCTTGAAGGGACCCGAAATCTTCCTTTTAAACTTCCTAGTGATGCTATTTACATTTTGCGCGTCAGCGCTATTATTGAAGGCCTTGGCACCACGTACATTCCTAATTTTAATGGCGTCAAAGACATTTTGCCTCTGTTGCTTCAAAACCTCCCGCGCGCCCTTGGGGCCAAAGATTCTGTTTTAGAAACCATCATCGAGCAGGTTAAAGATTTGCCTTTTGTAGTCCAAGACACCAAGACCGCCATGAAAAAAATCGCCCAAGGCGAGGTGCGCGTAGAGCTGTCCAACGACCAACTGCATTGGCTTGGCCGCGAGGTCAAAACTTACGCCAAAGAGGCGCAAATCACCCTATGGTTAAGCCTTGGCGCTTTGGGTGTTTTACTCTATGACCCTGCCCTTTACGGGCTTGCACTTGGGCTCTTTGGGCTTGCTTTTTTACGCCTTTTATATAAGTAG
- a CDS encoding RNB domain-containing ribonuclease translates to MKSFLLALTQGVDAATLTKDQLALVTELMHLKACTYTKDHYKLDSAFRVGKVDVASSGTGFLEVFEAGLTRKDLMIEPKDLQGAMRGDLVLAKRLPIRKGRPKAKVVYILKRASGVAIVYTKTIQKQVVALHLKTGLAFPLAASQKSLKQLPEASVLKIDTLTGTILEVLGVFSDPTVDEKICLASHNKTEFFSPEAEAESKAHGTAVDKSLYPERVDITHLPFCTIDPPDAKDFDDAIYFDQENCVLYVAIADVSEYVFPFGSTDKEAKERGFSIYFPHKSIPMLPRSLSENICSLKPNEDRLAFCFKITLDKTSLHVKSEDLFNGIIHSKRRFTYDEVDRFLAGDFSHQIPEDEPILEWLLPLKETIFKVRKKRLYDGFEFRSNDTRMEVDAQQNLVATHIESETPSHSLIEDCMLLANQAAAKRIQKGIFRNHEAPSFERVEELLVDLETIGLHVSFSPDLPKLIGIIQKQAGALGMREDVDKLIIKSQKRALYESESKGHFGLGFETYTHFTSPIRRYSDLLLHRLLKTELSHDEKLRRYLLTDIDTVCERVSELERESDKVAWEYMDRKFARWAATHLRETFKAIITDVNKAVIARLDDTIQGARLFIMDDDVELLERVEVMLVEVDLPSARIYARVTKRLDP, encoded by the coding sequence GTGAAATCATTTTTGCTTGCGTTGACACAGGGGGTGGATGCCGCCACCCTCACCAAAGACCAGCTTGCCCTTGTCACTGAACTTATGCATCTAAAAGCGTGTACATATACCAAAGACCACTACAAACTCGACAGTGCTTTTCGCGTGGGAAAAGTCGATGTCGCCTCCAGTGGCACGGGGTTTTTAGAAGTCTTTGAAGCAGGCTTGACGCGCAAAGATTTGATGATTGAACCCAAAGATTTGCAAGGAGCAATGCGCGGAGATTTGGTCCTTGCCAAGCGCCTTCCCATCCGCAAAGGACGCCCCAAAGCCAAGGTGGTCTACATCCTCAAACGCGCTAGCGGGGTTGCCATTGTCTACACCAAAACCATCCAAAAACAAGTCGTCGCCTTACATTTAAAAACAGGCCTTGCTTTTCCCTTGGCGGCGAGTCAAAAATCCCTCAAACAACTCCCCGAGGCTTCTGTACTAAAAATCGACACGCTAACTGGCACTATCCTAGAAGTCCTAGGCGTCTTTAGCGACCCGACGGTAGATGAAAAAATCTGCCTTGCTTCCCACAATAAAACCGAATTTTTTAGCCCCGAAGCGGAAGCTGAATCCAAAGCCCACGGCACAGCTGTAGACAAAAGCCTTTACCCTGAGCGCGTAGACATTACCCACTTGCCCTTTTGCACCATCGACCCGCCCGATGCTAAAGACTTTGATGATGCGATTTATTTTGACCAAGAAAACTGTGTCCTTTACGTAGCCATCGCTGATGTGAGTGAGTATGTTTTTCCCTTTGGCTCCACCGACAAAGAAGCCAAAGAGCGGGGATTTTCCATCTATTTTCCCCATAAATCCATCCCCATGCTGCCGCGCAGCCTAAGTGAAAACATTTGTTCTCTCAAACCCAATGAAGACAGGCTAGCCTTTTGCTTTAAAATCACACTGGATAAAACTTCTTTACATGTAAAGAGCGAAGATCTTTTTAATGGCATCATCCACTCCAAACGTCGCTTTACTTACGATGAAGTCGACCGATTTTTAGCAGGTGATTTTAGCCACCAAATCCCCGAAGATGAACCTATTCTTGAGTGGCTTTTGCCTTTAAAAGAGACGATTTTCAAAGTACGCAAAAAGCGCCTTTACGATGGGTTTGAATTTCGCAGCAACGACACCCGCATGGAAGTAGACGCCCAGCAAAACCTCGTCGCCACGCACATTGAGAGCGAAACACCCTCCCATTCGCTCATCGAAGATTGTATGCTTTTGGCTAACCAAGCCGCTGCCAAGCGCATCCAAAAAGGGATTTTCCGCAACCACGAAGCCCCCTCCTTTGAACGCGTTGAAGAGTTGCTTGTTGACCTTGAAACCATCGGCTTACATGTAAGCTTTTCTCCTGATTTGCCCAAGCTCATCGGCATCATCCAAAAACAAGCGGGAGCTCTAGGCATGCGCGAAGATGTGGACAAGCTCATCATTAAAAGCCAAAAACGCGCCTTGTACGAATCCGAATCCAAAGGCCATTTTGGCCTTGGGTTTGAGACCTACACGCACTTTACTTCGCCCATTCGCCGCTACAGCGATTTGCTTCTTCACCGGCTGCTTAAAACTGAGCTTTCCCATGATGAAAAACTCCGCCGCTACCTTTTAACCGACATCGACACCGTTTGTGAACGGGTCAGTGAACTTGAACGCGAAAGCGACAAGGTCGCCTGGGAATACATGGACAGAAAGTTCGCACGGTGGGCGGCGACACACTTAAGAGAAACCTTTAAAGCCATCATCACCGACGTCAACAAAGCGGTCATTGCGCGCCTTGATGACACCATCCAAGGGGCACGGCTGTTTATCATGGATGATGATGTGGAACTGTTAGAGCGCGTGGAAGTCATGCTCGTAGAAGTTGATTTACCCAGTGCTAGAATTTACGCGCGCGTCACCAAAAGGCTTGACCCTTAA
- a CDS encoding EAL domain-containing protein, with the protein MSCSKCNEIFCLDETPANIFWLCESEELSSKIESFLNALGYPSHFQNGALHVKVENPKDFFETHTKALDEAFNTLAKQAIMVYINAPDEPFSYRSVFLAKPLERYVNLIQDSEFFDIINTESLTSHFQPIVRANSHTIYGYEALIRGVKSDGSLLYPDMLFHKSKRNDLDFKLDRLCRESALKTAAVKKIRQHVFINFLPTAIYDPAFCLKSTIKWANQLEFDPSKIVFEVVETELVADQEHLKTILKFYRGQGYKIALDDVGEGHSNLNMLIELKPDIIKIDRKIIQNIHTDSFKQSVYKALATVAKDHGIKILAEGVETREELDTVQDIGTDYIQGYYFSKPQAEPIRKLYM; encoded by the coding sequence ATGTCCTGTTCAAAATGTAACGAAATCTTTTGCCTAGACGAAACCCCCGCAAACATCTTTTGGCTGTGCGAATCCGAAGAACTTTCTTCAAAAATTGAATCCTTTTTAAACGCACTAGGCTACCCTTCCCATTTTCAAAACGGGGCTTTACATGTAAAGGTAGAAAACCCCAAGGATTTCTTTGAAACCCATACCAAGGCGCTAGACGAGGCTTTTAACACTCTTGCCAAACAAGCCATCATGGTCTACATCAACGCTCCCGACGAGCCCTTTTCTTACCGCTCTGTTTTTTTGGCTAAACCCCTAGAGCGCTATGTAAACCTCATTCAAGACAGTGAATTTTTTGACATTATCAACACCGAGAGTTTAACCTCTCATTTCCAACCCATTGTCAGAGCAAACTCTCACACCATTTACGGTTACGAAGCCCTGATTCGTGGGGTCAAAAGCGATGGAAGCTTACTCTACCCCGACATGCTTTTTCACAAATCCAAGCGCAATGACCTTGATTTTAAACTCGACCGCCTGTGCCGTGAAAGCGCCCTTAAAACCGCAGCGGTTAAAAAAATTCGCCAGCACGTGTTCATCAACTTTCTTCCCACCGCCATCTACGACCCTGCGTTTTGCCTAAAATCCACCATCAAATGGGCAAATCAATTGGAATTTGACCCTAGCAAAATCGTCTTTGAAGTGGTTGAAACTGAGCTGGTTGCTGACCAAGAGCATCTCAAAACTATTTTAAAATTTTACCGCGGCCAAGGGTATAAAATCGCGCTTGATGATGTAGGCGAGGGGCATTCTAACCTCAACATGCTCATCGAACTCAAACCCGACATCATTAAGATCGATCGTAAAATCATCCAAAATATTCACACAGATTCTTTTAAACAGTCCGTCTACAAAGCCCTTGCTACGGTCGCCAAAGACCATGGCATCAAAATCTTGGCCGAGGGAGTAGAAACCCGTGAAGAGCTAGACACAGTGCAAGACATCGGAACAGATTACATACAAGGGTATTATTTTAGCAAGCCACAGGCTGAGCCCATCAGAAAGCTTTACATGTAA
- a CDS encoding divergent polysaccharide deacetylase family protein, which produces MTKRTRKKPSPKRRTSSFKKYAIFLLSLLFVGAFVAGGLYMYGFFTTPEVPKKQEVVVSDALMEKMKTMLENERQRLNEKTLPVLERPLKALPSEPEKPLEKEPVETSVYEEVQQRPSEVADYEKSLQKTSKTIVFEKKPPATFTGRPKLAIIIDDVSFAHHVRKIKEIPFKITPSILPPTSRHPDSHTLAKEFPVYMVHLPLEALSHNAPEEKTLKVGDTEEEIHGWVRELKTLFPKALYYNNHTGSRFTAHLGSMEKLISALKKEKLIFLDSRTTPHAKAPDLAKKYDMLIHSRDVFLDNSYEKEAIRAQLKEAVRLAKRNGQAIAIGHPHANTLSVLAAAKDILVEVDVVYVGELQ; this is translated from the coding sequence ATGACCAAACGTACGCGAAAAAAACCTTCTCCAAAGCGCAGAACTTCCTCTTTTAAAAAGTATGCTATTTTTTTGCTTTCATTGCTTTTTGTTGGTGCATTCGTAGCTGGTGGGCTTTACATGTATGGCTTTTTTACAACCCCAGAAGTACCTAAAAAACAAGAAGTGGTAGTGAGTGATGCGTTGATGGAGAAAATGAAAACCATGCTTGAAAACGAGCGCCAACGTCTCAATGAAAAAACCCTTCCCGTGCTAGAACGTCCCTTGAAAGCACTTCCTTCTGAGCCTGAAAAACCTCTTGAAAAAGAACCTGTAGAGACTTCGGTTTATGAAGAGGTGCAACAACGTCCTTCGGAGGTTGCAGATTATGAGAAAAGTTTACAAAAAACTTCCAAAACAATTGTTTTTGAAAAAAAACCTCCCGCTACATTTACGGGCAGGCCAAAGCTAGCTATCATTATTGATGATGTTTCTTTTGCGCACCACGTGCGCAAAATCAAAGAGATTCCTTTTAAAATAACACCATCTATTCTTCCGCCTACTTCTAGACATCCTGATTCTCACACCCTTGCTAAAGAGTTTCCTGTCTATATGGTGCATTTGCCTTTGGAAGCTCTAAGCCACAACGCACCTGAAGAAAAAACCCTCAAAGTGGGCGACACGGAAGAGGAGATACATGGGTGGGTTCGTGAACTCAAAACCCTTTTTCCAAAAGCATTGTATTACAATAATCACACAGGCAGCCGTTTTACGGCCCACCTTGGCTCCATGGAAAAGCTCATTAGTGCTCTCAAAAAAGAAAAACTTATTTTTCTAGATAGTCGCACTACACCCCATGCAAAAGCGCCAGATCTTGCCAAAAAATACGATATGCTTATTCACTCAAGGGATGTGTTTTTAGATAATTCTTATGAAAAAGAAGCTATTCGTGCTCAGCTTAAAGAAGCTGTTCGCCTAGCAAAACGCAACGGCCAAGCCATTGCTATTGGTCATCCTCATGCCAACACATTGAGCGTCTTGGCTGCTGCAAAAGATATCTTAGTTGAGGTAGACGTGGTGTATGTCGGGGAACTTCAGTGA
- the ilvC gene encoding ketol-acid reductoisomerase gives MAVTVYYDKDCDLSIIKSKKVAMIGFGSQGHAHAENLRDSGVEVIVGLREGGSSWKKAAAKDFVVKNVADASKEADVIMILLPDETQADVFEAEIRPNLKEGNAIAFGHGFNIHYGQIQAPKGVDVIMVAPKAPGHTVRNEFVNGGGIPDLIAVHQDASGNAKDLALSYASAIGGGRTGIIETTFKDETETDLFGEQAVLCGGATALVQAGFETLVEAGYEPEMAYFECLHELKLIVDLMYQGGIADMRYSISNTAEYGDYVSGPRVINDESKKAMKQILKEIQDGRFAKDFVLERKAGYARMNAERANMRRSLIEQTGEQLRGMMPWISANKIIDKDKN, from the coding sequence ATGGCAGTAACAGTGTACTACGACAAAGATTGCGACTTAAGTATCATCAAGAGCAAAAAAGTTGCGATGATTGGGTTTGGAAGTCAAGGACATGCACACGCAGAAAACCTTCGCGACAGCGGTGTTGAAGTCATTGTAGGCTTGCGTGAGGGCGGTAGCTCATGGAAAAAAGCAGCAGCCAAAGATTTTGTGGTTAAAAACGTAGCCGATGCGTCCAAAGAGGCAGATGTGATTATGATTTTGTTGCCTGATGAGACACAAGCAGACGTGTTTGAAGCAGAAATTCGCCCCAACCTCAAAGAAGGTAATGCCATCGCATTTGGACACGGGTTTAACATCCACTACGGCCAAATCCAAGCCCCAAAAGGCGTGGATGTCATCATGGTAGCCCCTAAAGCACCTGGCCATACGGTACGTAACGAATTTGTCAATGGCGGCGGGATTCCTGATCTTATCGCAGTACACCAAGATGCTTCGGGCAATGCCAAAGATTTGGCATTGAGCTACGCAAGCGCTATTGGCGGCGGACGCACAGGTATTATTGAGACAACCTTTAAAGACGAAACCGAAACAGACCTTTTTGGCGAACAAGCCGTGCTTTGTGGCGGTGCAACTGCCCTTGTGCAAGCAGGTTTTGAAACCCTAGTGGAAGCAGGCTATGAGCCAGAAATGGCCTACTTTGAGTGCTTGCATGAGCTTAAACTTATCGTAGATTTGATGTACCAAGGTGGCATCGCTGATATGCGTTATTCTATCTCCAATACTGCTGAGTATGGGGATTACGTGAGCGGTCCTCGCGTTATTAATGACGAGTCTAAAAAGGCTATGAAACAAATCCTTAAAGAGATTCAAGATGGCCGATTTGCTAAAGATTTCGTACTTGAGCGCAAAGCGGGTTATGCGCGCATGAACGCAGAACGTGCCAATATGCGCCGTTCACTCATTGAGCAAACAGGCGAACAGCTTCGTGGCATGATGCCGTGGATTTCTGCCAACAAAATTATCGATAAAGACAAAAACTAA
- a CDS encoding HDOD domain-containing protein: protein MDETILKKIKSLPPLDDTILKIQRICTDKNSSLNDLVKVVESDPMLTANILKSSNSPLYGFSREIKNISHAISLFGMATVRGFALSSAIKQSMKINLTPYNITNGRFLEISTYQSALMFNWYTKVDRSLLDILLPASFLMEVGKVVLANVLMDKNTFEPFLAKIKTIRTLEELSVLERETHGITSEEVTAKIFEQWNLEAELGEAIRFSSNASNAPSAIAPLARPLHVVKTTVNVFDQLSLTSTQNATALLDTYGFGLELFNEAAQKVTA from the coding sequence ATGGATGAAACTATTTTAAAGAAAATCAAATCCCTTCCTCCGCTTGATGATACCATTCTTAAAATTCAGCGCATCTGTACCGACAAAAACAGCTCTTTGAATGATTTGGTTAAAGTAGTAGAGAGCGATCCCATGCTCACTGCCAACATCCTAAAATCCTCCAACTCACCCTTATACGGATTTAGCCGAGAAATTAAAAATATTTCCCATGCTATCTCTCTTTTTGGGATGGCAACAGTACGCGGATTTGCCCTTTCAAGCGCTATTAAACAAAGCATGAAAATTAACCTCACACCCTACAACATTACCAACGGTCGGTTTTTGGAAATCAGCACCTACCAAAGCGCGTTGATGTTTAACTGGTACACCAAAGTTGATCGCTCTTTGCTAGACATTCTCCTGCCCGCTTCTTTCTTAATGGAAGTAGGCAAAGTCGTCCTTGCTAACGTCCTTATGGACAAAAACACTTTCGAGCCTTTTTTGGCAAAAATCAAGACAATCCGAACCCTCGAAGAACTTTCAGTACTTGAGCGCGAAACCCACGGCATCACCAGTGAAGAGGTCACGGCAAAAATCTTTGAACAGTGGAACCTAGAGGCAGAGCTTGGCGAAGCTATTCGCTTCTCTAGTAACGCTAGCAACGCACCAAGTGCTATTGCACCTCTAGCGCGCCCTTTACATGTAGTTAAAACAACGGTTAACGTGTTTGACCAACTCTCCCTCACCTCCACCCAAAACGCCACTGCTCTTCTTGACACATACGGTTTTGGCCTTGAACTTTTTAATGAAGCAGCCCAAAAAGTAACCGCGTGA
- the pdxH gene encoding pyridoxamine 5'-phosphate oxidase, protein MKENLFSMRKEYTSPPLHVKDLNSDPFVQFHAWFEEAKPLLEPNAMTLATVDTQGKPTMRTVLLKYFDTEGFVFFSNYTSKKAQDLAHNPHAAVHFAWLGQERQVEICGRVEKISRTESLRYFLSRPRGSQLGAWVSDQSQVISTRALLEAKFAQLKAKFAKGEVPLPDFWGGYKLFPTSFEFWQGGGDRLHDRFEYTYYENVWHLARLAP, encoded by the coding sequence ATGAAAGAAAATCTTTTTAGTATGCGCAAGGAATACACTTCACCCCCCTTACATGTAAAGGATTTAAACTCCGACCCTTTCGTGCAATTTCATGCGTGGTTTGAAGAGGCTAAGCCCCTTTTAGAACCCAACGCCATGACCCTTGCCACCGTAGACACCCAAGGCAAACCCACCATGCGTACGGTGTTACTGAAGTATTTTGACACAGAGGGGTTTGTCTTTTTCTCTAATTACACCAGTAAAAAAGCGCAAGACTTGGCGCACAATCCCCACGCGGCGGTGCATTTTGCGTGGTTAGGACAAGAGCGTCAAGTGGAGATTTGCGGGCGTGTGGAGAAAATCTCCCGCACTGAGTCTTTGCGCTATTTTCTCTCCAGACCCCGTGGCAGTCAGCTGGGTGCATGGGTCTCCGACCAAAGCCAAGTCATTAGCACGCGCGCCTTACTTGAAGCTAAATTTGCCCAGCTTAAAGCCAAATTTGCCAAGGGCGAAGTGCCGTTGCCTGATTTTTGGGGCGGATATAAACTTTTTCCCACCTCTTTTGAGTTTTGGCAAGGGGGCGGCGACCGTTTGCATGATCGTTTTGAGTACACCTATTATGAAAACGTGTGGCACTTAGCCCGTTTAGCACCTTAA
- the rpsF gene encoding 30S ribosomal protein S6, translating to MRHYELLFVLKPTLTEEEVQQKLNLMKEVLEKNGAEIASVLEMGTRRLAYEVQKFERGVYFVVYFTAPTAAIKEVERIIRINEEIIKFMTVKFEKKKELAHWEKLANAAKGKKEEATPAQAPEAVAAPVQTEEVAPEVQEA from the coding sequence ATGCGACATTACGAATTGTTGTTTGTACTAAAGCCTACGCTTACCGAGGAAGAAGTACAACAAAAGTTAAACCTCATGAAAGAGGTTCTAGAAAAGAACGGGGCTGAGATTGCTTCCGTACTTGAAATGGGAACACGCCGCCTTGCCTACGAAGTGCAAAAGTTTGAGCGTGGCGTTTATTTTGTTGTCTACTTTACAGCCCCAACTGCGGCGATTAAAGAAGTTGAGCGCATTATCCGCATCAACGAAGAAATCATCAAATTCATGACTGTTAAATTTGAAAAGAAAAAAGAGCTTGCACACTGGGAAAAACTTGCCAATGCAGCCAAAGGTAAAAAAGAGGAAGCAACACCTGCACAAGCACCAGAAGCCGTAGCAGCTCCCGTCCAAACCGAAGAAGTTGCTCCAGAAGTCCAAGAGGCCTAA
- a CDS encoding DNA-processing protein DprA — protein MKTLETIPVTLSGLSRPVERLFYAGDERLLDLPMVAVVGSRRPNAYTRQATLRLCQALSACGVIVVSGGAMGVDALAHQGALPNTIAVLANGIDIFYPKINEALLCSIKDEALVLSEYPAGMRAMKHSFVERNRIVVGLSCAVVIAQAEVESGSMHSARIAQKLGKPLYVLPQRLGESDGTNRLLKEKKAELIDDIDAFARLFGKRENGYDALLAFCAKEPRLDKCLEKFGNAVYAYELEGRLSIEGLMVVVHG, from the coding sequence GTGAAAACACTTGAGACAATCCCTGTCACCTTAAGTGGGCTCTCTAGGCCAGTGGAACGTCTTTTTTATGCAGGCGATGAGCGTTTGCTGGATTTGCCAATGGTGGCAGTAGTCGGAAGCCGTCGTCCAAATGCCTATACGCGCCAAGCAACACTACGGTTGTGCCAAGCCCTTAGTGCTTGTGGCGTGATTGTGGTGAGCGGTGGCGCTATGGGGGTCGATGCCTTGGCGCATCAGGGGGCTCTCCCAAACACCATTGCAGTGTTGGCAAATGGGATTGATATTTTTTACCCCAAAATTAATGAGGCATTGTTGTGCTCAATTAAGGATGAGGCGCTAGTGTTGAGTGAATATCCTGCAGGAATGCGCGCCATGAAACACAGTTTTGTAGAGCGAAACCGTATTGTGGTGGGGCTTTCTTGTGCTGTTGTTATTGCGCAAGCCGAGGTGGAGAGCGGCTCGATGCATAGTGCTAGAATCGCACAAAAACTCGGGAAGCCTTTGTATGTTTTGCCTCAGCGTCTTGGGGAGAGCGATGGCACTAATCGACTTTTAAAAGAGAAAAAAGCAGAATTAATAGATGATATAGATGCTTTTGCGCGATTGTTTGGAAAAAGAGAAAATGGCTATGATGCATTGTTGGCCTTTTGTGCTAAAGAACCACGCCTCGATAAGTGCCTTGAAAAATTCGGTAATGCGGTGTATGCGTATGAATTAGAGGGACGATTAAGCATTGAAGGGCTTATGGTGGTGGTGCATGGATAA